In Paenibacillus segetis, the genomic window CTACAAAACAGGGTGTCGGTAATTCCTCGAACCGCATATTAGCGAACGAGCTCCGGCTTTTTAGCTTCCTCAGGCAATGCGTCAACAAGCACCGGATTAAAGTCTTCTACCCATGGAAGTCCCCATTTGTTCAGCTCTTCCATGAATGGATCTGGATCGAACTCTTCGATATTGAATACGCCCGGTTTATTCCATTTGCCAGTCATGACCATTGCCGCGCCGATCATCGCAGGAACGCCAGTTGTATAAGAGATGGCCTGGGAGCCCACTTCTTTATAACATGCTTGGTGATCGCAAACATTGTAGACATAGTAAGTCTTGTCTTGGCCGTCTTTTTTCCCTTTGAAGATACAGCCGATGTTCGTCTTGCCCACTGTACGAGGTCCAAGGGAAGCAGGGTCCGGAAGTACAGCCTTCAAGAATTGAAGCGGAATGATTTGTTTTCCTTCGTATTCAATCGGTTCGATGGAAGTCATGCCTACGTTTTCAAGCGCCTTTAAGTGCATGAGATAACTTGGGCCGAAGGTCATGAAGAAACGGATGCGTTTTAGTCCTGGCATGTTCTGCGCAAGGGATTCGAGCTCTTCATGATAGAGCAGGTACATGTCTTTTTCGCCAACTTCAGCAAAGTTATAACCGCGTTTGATTTCCATCGGCTTTGTTTCGATCCATTCTCCGTTTTCCCAGTAGCGTCCGTTAGCGGATACTTCACGGATGTTGATCTCCGGGTTGAAGTTAGTTGCGAAAGGATAGCCGTGATCCCCACCGTTGCAATCTAGAATGTCGATATATTCGATTTCGTCAAAATAGTGTTTCAGCGCATAAGCGGAGAATACGCCAGTTACACCTGGGTCGAATCCGCTGCCTAATAGAGCTGTAATTCCGGCTTTTTCAAAGCGTTCGCGGTAATCCCATTGCCATTTATATTCGAATTTCGCCGTATCTTCCGGCTCATAGTTTGCCGTATCCATATAGTGCGTTTTGGTAGCCAGGCATGCATCCATGATCGTCAAATCCTGGTAAGGCAGGGCCAAGTTCATGACGATATCTGGTTTGACTTCGTTAATCAGCGCGATCAGCTCATCGACATTGTCTGCATCAACATGTGCAGTCGTAATTTTGGTTTTACCGCCGTCCAATTTCGCTTTCAAGTCATCGCATTTGGATTTCGTACGACTGGCGATGCAAATTTCTTCGAAAACCTCGCTGTTTTGAACGCATTTATGAATTGCTACTGATGCTACGCCGCCGGCGCCAATGACAAGTGCTTTTCCCATTTTCAGTCTCCTATCCCAAGTGAATTTTATTTATGCAAAACGGCAACAAAAAAAGCAAGCGAAACACGCACCATGCGCATCACACTTGCTTTTGATATAGTCAAATAATAAGACAGTCCCAATAAGCATGACAGGACAAACTTCTTGCGTGTTCGTCAGTCAAAAAATTCACAGTTTCATGGGGAAAGGCCCTTAATATTCAAATATATCATGTTAGGATCAGAGTCTATATAGCAAATAATTCACTTTTACCACTCTTATTGACCGTTTCACAAGTTGTGTGCATATGCACTGGTTGTAAAGTAACCAACTTATAAAATTTGAGCTTTTAACTCAATCAATAAGGCAACGAAAGTTGCCAATCGGCATTTGACCCGGCTGTCCGTATGGCCTTAACTTCTTAATGGAAGTGGTCAAAGATTATCTGCTTGGAAAGATCCTAGATATTTTAAATATTAGCTTTCCAAAATTTATGCTCCTTCATAATAGCAGGGTAGGGGTTAATGCACAAGAAAAATTTTTGGATTTACGCATATTTTTTTTCGCGGCACTGAAAAGGTCGGCTGCATAGTTAGCTAACTTAAACATTTCTCCGAAACATTTAAACGTCACGTAGGCTTGAAGCTCTTAGAATACTGTAGTCTATAGAGGCTCTTCTCGGTACCTGCGGCGGTATTCGGACGGCGATATGGCTAAAAATTTGGTAAACGCCCGAGAAAAAGTATACAGATTTGGATAGCCTAGCGAATAAGCCACTTCCGTAATCGAAGCATCGGTGCCGATCAGCAGCTCCTTTGCGCGGTTCATCCGAACCTTGTACATGTATTCCGCTGGAGGCATACCAAAGGTCTTGGCGAATACGGTCGAGAAATAGGTCCGGTTATGCCCTGCCATACGTGCCACCTGTTGAACCGTAATTCCCTCCGAGGCGTGGCGTTCGATATACTCGGCCCATGCCCGGACCGAACCGGTAGGTTGTACGGTTTCTGGTTCGCCAAACTGCCGGATCAACGTTGCGAACAGCTGGTACAAGCGCGCCTTTAGCTCCAGATGTCCGTCGATCGTCATGAACCGCCGCATTTGCAGCATCTCGTAAATCGCTCCCAATTGCTCCACGACTGGTCCGCTCCAGCCTCCCCGTAAGACCGGACGATCCGGACGTAAACCGGCCATTTTCAGCAACGATTCTGCTTCCGTACCATCGACAGCTAACCAACATAATTTGAGAGACTCACGGTCTTCTTGCGGCCGGTAATATGTGTAGGAAACGTTAGGATATAGGCAAAACAAATCTCCTTCTTCTAGGCTCAGACACTGGTCTTTGAATTCTAAAATTAAACTCCCTTGACGAACAAAATGAATACTAAAGCATTCGATTCTTTTTGGACCTGTACGATAGTTTTCCTTACCATTGCTGAGGCCACCCCGAACAATTCGAATGGATTCTTCCTTCTCAGATAAGGGAGAAGTCGCATATAAATACTCTGCATATTCATATTCGTATTCCTTCATATTTCCGTTCTCCATGTTCATACGTCCTCTCCTGAACGAACAAATCGTTAAACAAATCATACATGAAGCCATTCAATTTCGCTACCTGCAAGCTTATACTAGGGAAAAGGGAGGCGAACAATATGAACAAACCGAATATCCTACTCATTACGAGCGATCAACAGCATTGGGATACAATCGGAGCCTTCAACGAAGAGATACATACGCCCAATCTGGATCGTCTAGTTAAGGAAGGCACGACCTTTAGCCGAGCTTATTGCCCAAATCCGACTTGCACTCCGAGCCGCGCCTCGATCATAACCGGTCTATACCCAAGCCAGCACGGTGCTTGGACGCTAGGGACAAAGCTACTCGAAGATCGTCACACGGTTGGTGAAGATTTTCAGCAGAACGGCTACAAAACCTCACTTGTCGGTAAAGCCCATCTCCAGCCGCTGCGGTCGGCCGAGGGATATCCTTCATTGGAAGCGTACCCGGTCCTGCAGGATCTTGATTTCTGGAGAAACTTTAACGGCCCGTTCTACGGATTCGAGCATATAGAGATTACGCGAAATCACACGAACGAAGCCCATGTCGGCCAGCATTA contains:
- a CDS encoding saccharopine dehydrogenase family protein, which encodes MGKALVIGAGGVASVAIHKCVQNSEVFEEICIASRTKSKCDDLKAKLDGGKTKITTAHVDADNVDELIALINEVKPDIVMNLALPYQDLTIMDACLATKTHYMDTANYEPEDTAKFEYKWQWDYRERFEKAGITALLGSGFDPGVTGVFSAYALKHYFDEIEYIDILDCNGGDHGYPFATNFNPEINIREVSANGRYWENGEWIETKPMEIKRGYNFAEVGEKDMYLLYHEELESLAQNMPGLKRIRFFMTFGPSYLMHLKALENVGMTSIEPIEYEGKQIIPLQFLKAVLPDPASLGPRTVGKTNIGCIFKGKKDGQDKTYYVYNVCDHQACYKEVGSQAISYTTGVPAMIGAAMVMTGKWNKPGVFNIEEFDPDPFMEELNKWGLPWVEDFNPVLVDALPEEAKKPELVR
- a CDS encoding AraC family transcriptional regulator, with product MNMENGNMKEYEYEYAEYLYATSPLSEKEESIRIVRGGLSNGKENYRTGPKRIECFSIHFVRQGSLILEFKDQCLSLEEGDLFCLYPNVSYTYYRPQEDRESLKLCWLAVDGTEAESLLKMAGLRPDRPVLRGGWSGPVVEQLGAIYEMLQMRRFMTIDGHLELKARLYQLFATLIRQFGEPETVQPTGSVRAWAEYIERHASEGITVQQVARMAGHNRTYFSTVFAKTFGMPPAEYMYKVRMNRAKELLIGTDASITEVAYSLGYPNLYTFSRAFTKFLAISPSEYRRRYREEPL